A portion of the Ricinus communis isolate WT05 ecotype wild-type chromosome 10, ASM1957865v1, whole genome shotgun sequence genome contains these proteins:
- the LOC8258669 gene encoding GDSL esterase/lipase LTL1 produces the protein MASSTALLISSTLVALFMAMGGALAPQAEARAFFVFGDSLVDNGNNNYLATTARADSPPYGIDFPTHRPTGRFSNGLNIPDFISQAIGTDFLLPYLSPQLTGENLLVGANFASAGIGILNDTGVQFANIIRMFQQYEYFEEYQRRVAALIGAERTQQLVNDALVLITVGGNDFVNNYYLVPFSARSRQYSLPDYVRFLISEYKKLLMRLYDLGARRVLVTGTGPLGCVPAELAMRSSNGECAAELQRAAALFNPQLTQMLRQLNSQYGSDIFIAANTGQMSADFISNPGAFGFVTSKVACCGQGPYNGLGLCTGLSNLCPNRDVYAFWDPFHPSERANSYIARQILTGTTDYMNPMNLSTIMALDSRV, from the exons ATGGCTAGCTCAACTGCCCTGCTCATATCTTCAACACTCGTAGCACTGTTCATGGCAATGGGAGGGGCTCTTGCTCCTCAAGCTGAAGCTAGGGCATTTTTTGTGTTTGGAGATTCACTTGTTGACAATGGCAACAATAATTACCTTGCCACCACCGCTAGAGCAGACTCACCCCCTTACGGCATTGATTTTCCAACTCATCGACCGACTGGCCGGTTCTCTAATGGCCTTAACATCCCTGACTTTATCA gTCAAGCAATTGGGACTGACTTTCTATTGCCGTACCTGAGCCCTCAGCTTACTGGAGAAAACCTACTCGTTGGTGCCAATTTTGCTTCTGCTGGAATTGGAATTCTGAATGATACTGGAGTTCAGTTT GCAAATATAATCAGAATGTTTCAACAATATGAGTACTTTGAGGAATATCAAAGGCGGGTGGCTGCTCTCATCGGAGCTGAGAGGACACAGCAACTTGTTAATGATGCACTTGTCCTCATCACTGTTGGCGGCAACGATTTTGTTAACAACTATTATTTGGTGCCTTTCTCTGCAAGATCTCGCCAATATTCTCTTCCTGATTATGTCAGATTTCTCATCTCCGAGTACAAAAAGCTTCTTATG AGGCTATATGATCTTGGAGCACGGAGGGTTCTTGTAACAGGGACAGGTCCATTGGGCTGCGTTCCGGCGGAGTTGGCAATGAGGAGCAGCAACGGGGAGTGTGCGGCTGAGCTGCAACGGGCTGCGGCATTATTCAATCCTCAGCTCACTCAAATGCTTAGACAACTCAACAGCCAATATGGTTCAGATATATTCATTGCTGCCAACACTGGCCAAATGAGTGCCGATTTTATCAGTAATCCTGGGGCATTCG GATTTGTAACATCAAAGGTGGCTTGCTGTGGGCAAGGACCTTATAATGGTCTGGGACTATGCACAGGTCTATCAAACTTGTGCCCTAACCGCGATGTATACGCGTTTTGGGACCCATTCCATCCATCAGAAAGAGCAAACAGTTACATTGCTCGACAGATACTGACCGGGACAACCGATTATATGAACCCCATGAATCTTAGCACCATTATGGCCTTGGACTCGAGGGTCTAG